The DNA region ACGCGGACGCCGGTTTGCTGCAATTCGCCCAACAGGGTGTTGTCCCGCGTAAACCCGCCCTCCAGGCTCCAGGTATCCTGCTCCCGGCGATAACGCGCCGAGAGAGGGAAATACAGGTTCGTGAACGAGACGTCCTCGCCGCCGGTATAGCGGACGAAATCCGCCGCCGCCTTGGCGCTCACGCGGAGAGTCTCCGTCGAGCCGGCGAACGTGACCGCGGGCGACACCCAATACCCCCACACCTCGTCGTGCGGAAAAAACGTCAACGTCAGATTGCTGTTGTAATCGCCTCTCACGCTTACCGACGGCTCGGCCGACCATTCCGCGGCCCTGACCGCGACGGCCCACGCCAAGAGGGCGATGCCCGTCAGGACGGCCGGCCACAGGCGCGGCGCACGACGGGGTCCGTGGGCGATGGAAACGAACACGCGGTGCCTCTGTGCGTTCAGGGCACCATGACTACGTCGCCGCGCTCAAGGAGGATGTTCTGCTCCAAATTCTTCCCTTTTCTGGCGTCGCCGTAGCGGAACCGGAAGACCCGCTGCTCCCCGTTTTGGCGGCGCACAATCGTGATGTCGTTCTCGGCGGCGAACGGCGTCAAGCCGCCCGCCAGACTGAGGGCCTGCAGGACATCGGTGTAATGCCCGACGAGAAATTCGCCCGGCTTGTTGACCCGGCCCAACACGTAGATCTTGTAGCTCAGCAGTTTGGTCACCGCGACCGAGACGTGCGGATTGGGAATGAACTTCGAGAGCCGTTTGGCCAGATCGGTCCGCAAGTCTTCGACCGTTCTGCCCGCCGCGGGCACGTCGCCGACCAGTGGAAACGACACCATGCCGTCCGGACGAACCACGGTCTCGCGGGTCAGGTGTTCATCCTTCCACACGGAAATCATGACGACGTCTTCCGGTCCCAACAGATAGTCGGGCCCTACGGCAGGCGGCGGACCCACGCCGTTGCCGCCCGCCGCCGCGACATCGGCGAGCACGCAGACGAGCACCACCGGGAGCCAGAAGCCTGCAGAGGTCCGTCCCGGACGATGATCGGTTTTGTGCGACGACTTCCGCATGACTACCCCTGCAATTGCGCCAAGATGGCTCGCGCTTCCGCGACGCCGGGAAAGGCTTTGCCCGAGGCGACGGCCTTCCGGAGATGGGTCTTGGCCTCCGCGGCCAGGCCGGCTTGATAATAGGCCACGCCCAAATGGTAATTCAGGACCGGATGGTCCGGCGCTTTGGAAAGGGCGAGCCGAATCACGCGCACCGCTTCGTCGCGATGACCCAGCTTCAGGTGGACCCACCCCAACGTATCGAGGAAGAAGGGGTGCGGGGCCTGCGTTTCGAACTCGCGGCTCAAGGCGAGGGCCCGTTCCAAGCTTTTCGGATCGCCCTTATGATCGGCCAGCAGCGCGGCGAGATTGTTGGCCGCCACGAGCGCGCGCGGGTTCATCCGGAGAATCGCGTCGTACTCCTCGATCGCCCGATCGATGTGCCCGGCCTCGCCGAGCGCGGACGCCAGCAACAGGCGAAGCTCTCCGTTACCGGGGTTGAGTCGGACGCCTTCGGTCAGAAGCTCGGCGGCCTCCGCGAGCCGCTTCTGCGCCAATTTCAAGGTGGCCAAGTTCATCCACGGCATGGCCCAGTCCGGCTTAATCCGCGCGGCCTCGCGGAATTTGGCCTCCGCCCCCGCCTGGTCCCCCCTGATGAGCAGGAGTTCTCCGAGCAGGCCCAGGGCGTAGGCGTGCTGTGGATCCCGGGCCAGGAGGCGTTCAAGCCGAGCCTGGGCTTGGGCCTGCCTGCCGAGACCGTGTTCCAATCGCACGAGCGCAAAGAGCGGTTCCGGCGCGGCGGGGACCGCGGCGGCCGCCCGCTCGAAGGCAGCCATCGCCTTGTCCCACTCTTGTCTGGCGAGCAACAGATTGCCCTCGGCAAGGTCGGCGGCGACCTCTCCGGCTCCTGCCCGGCGGAGTTTTGCGATCGTTTCCGCGGTCGCGCCCCAGTCCCGCTCCGCCGCCTGCAGATTGAGCAGCATGCCGAGGATCGCCAGGTTGTCGGAATCCAGCTTGAGCAGGCCTTCCAATCTCGATCGAGCGTCTTTCGTTCTGCCGCCGGCGATGTCGAGATGCGCCAACGGAAGCTGCGCGTCGAGCAGGCGCGGGTTCAGCGCGACCGCTTTCTGCAGGTTCTCGCGGGCCAGGTCGGTTTCGCCGAGCGCCAGATGCGCCCGCCCGAGCAGCGTAAAGGCTTCCGCATGGTCCGGCTGGTCTTTCAGGACCGTGCGCAAAGCCTGAGTGGCCCCTTTGCCGTCCCCGCGACGGAGCGCGATCTTACCCTGGAGGAGCAAGGCGTCGGAGGCGCGCGGGTTCTCCTTCAGGACTTCCTGTAACTCCCGCTCGGCTCCTTGCTGCCTGCCCTCTTCCCAGTCCATGGCGGCCAACCTGACTCTGGCGTCCAAGGACGCGGGGCTTCTTCGTCGATCGTCGCGAACTTCTTCGTAGAGGCGCCTGGCTTTGTCCCGCTCTTGCGTCGCTTCGTACAACCGGCCCAGGGCGAACCGTATGGCCGTCGAATGCGGGAGGCTCTCTTTGGCCTCGAGGAGCGCCGCCTCGGCGTGCGGCGCGCCTCGACGGGTGGCGAGAAAGTCCGCCAGCGCGAGCCGGCGCGGCTCGCTGTCCGGGTCGGCCCGCACCGCGTCCCGCAACGCGGCTTCGGCTTTGTCGTAGTCTCCGCGTTGATCGTAGAAGCCGGCTAATTTGACGCGATGGTCGAACACCTTGGGCTCGGCCTCCACGATGCGCGTCAGAATCTGCTCCGCGCGGGCTGCGTCTCCCATGCGGACGTAGGTCGAAGCCAGGCTGTTCAGCAGATCGAGGTCGCCGGGGTGCGCGTCGATCGCCCGGCGCAGCGCCGGTTCGGCGTCGACGGCGCGCTGCTGTGCCGCATACAGACTGGCGAGCAGCAAGACCACGTCCTTTTCGGACGGGTACTCCGCAAGCAGCGCCTCGGCCTGGACCGTCGCCTCCTGCAATCGCCCGCCGACGGCCAAGACCGCGATCTTGAGCGCCCGGGCCTGCGCGTGCCGCGGATCGGCGGCCAGGACTCTCTCCGCCGACTCCACGACTTTGTCGGTCATGCGGGCTTCCAGATAAAACTTGCCCAACTTGATCAACGCGCGGTCGTGGTTGGGCACCAGTTCGACGACACGCTGATAATTGGCGAACGCGTTACGCCAGTTTTTTTCCTTTTCTTCGACCTGAGCGAACAGGAAGTAGGCCTCGGGATCCTTCGGATCGATCTTCAGCACGTTCCGCAGGGCGACCCGCGCCTTGGGGAAATTCCCCTGCTGGATATAAGCCTGCGCTTTCGACCGATAGTTCGCTTTGCGCTCCTCCGGTCCGCCGCAGCCGGCGGCGACGATCAGGAGCAGCGCAACGGCGATGTGAACCGTTCTGGAAGTCATGCCCGCCTCCTAACCGAGCTTGCTGAGCCAGCCGCCATCTGATAACTCTTGGCGGCTGGAGAGAACACCTCTTTCTTTCTAACCTTCGCGACCCGTTCGCCCGCGTCTCGCGCCCGCCGTTGCTGTCGCTGCGGTCACCACCACGCGCGCAGGCCCACCCAGAACAGCATCCACAGGGACACGAGGCCGAGCCGCGCGATGCGGACCGCGCCGTTGTGGAGCAACAACTCGAACGAGAAAAACAGCACGATCAGCTTTGCGGTCAACACGCTGAGATTGATGTCGCCGACCCGCATTTCCGGCAGGACGGGAATGATCAAAGCCAACAACACCATGAGGTAATCGAGCGGTGTCGTCTCGAACGGGCGCCCGGCGCTGAAGCGGATCGCCAGCATCACCAGCAGCGCCAACACCATGAACAACAGGTTGAGCGGAACCCGCAGATTCCATTCAACGTCGAGCGAGGCCTGTTCGCCCAAGTACATGACGAACGCGCTGCCCACATACAGGCCGCTCCGCACCAACAGCGGCGCGGCGCGCGGGACGACGGTGAGACCCGCGAGGATCGCGATGAACAGCGCCGTCGCGCCGTAGGCCATGTCGTCGGGAACGCGGCGGACCAGGAGCACGCTGAACGCGAGCAGGAGCGGCACCGCGACACTCAACACGCGGAGGGCCGCGTCGGCCGGCCACAACCGGTCCCCCGGACGCCGGAGACAGGGCCACGGCGGACGCTCCGCGTCGGGTTTCCGGGTGAGCCGCAACGCGCCGCGGCCGGCGTTGAAGAACAGAGCCAGAATGCCGGCGGCTAGGACGCCGTAGAGCGCCAACACCGCGCCGTCGGATTGCCAACGCAACAGGTAGGCGAGGCTGACCATGCCGGCCTGAAGCGAATAAATGAGGATCACCGCCTCGCGCTGGGACAGGCCGACGGCCAGGAGCTTGTGGTGAATGTGGTTCCGATCGGCCACGAAGGGCGAACGGCCTTCGCGGATCCGCTGGATCATGACGGCGACCGTGTCCAGGAGCGGCAACCCCAGGATGAGCGGCGCCAGGGCCGGACTGTACGGCCCGCGCGCCGGGTCCGTCAACACGATGGACGACACGGCGAGATAAAACCCGAGAAACTGGCTGCCCGCGTCTCCCATGAAGATCCGCGCGGGGTAGGTGTTGAACCGGAGGAACCCCAACAGTCCTCCGAGTACCGACGCCATCATCGCCGTCACCACGATATCGTCCGAGAGATACGCCAGGTACGCCATGCCGGCGAAGCTGAGCAGCGAGAGGCCTCCCGCCAGCCCGTCCAGGCCGTCGGCCAGGTTGATCGCGTTGGTCACGCCCACCAGAACGAGCAAAGTCAGCGGCACGGAGACCCAGCCGGGCAGGACAAGATCGGGCCACAACGGCAGGCTGGTCAGGCGGACGCCGCCGACAAGGATGACGGCGCCGGCGGCCAGCAGTTGCCCGAAAAACTTCATCCGATAGCTGAGACCGGCGCGGTCGTCCCAGGCCCCGAACAGAAGAATGATCGCGCCGCCCAGGAGGCCGGACACGACCACGTCGTCTTTGGGGACCCACAGAAGGATCGCCGTGAACGTCCCGGCGGCCAAGGCGATGCCCCCGATTTTCGCGACGGGACCCGCGTGAACTTTGCGGTCCCCCGGCAGGTCGATGAAATGGAACCGGCTCGCCGTGGCGACCAGCGGCGGGATCAACGCCATACAGATGATCAACGATCCGACGAAGCTGAAAAACAGCGCGCCCGACATGGCGTGATCCTCAGTCAGGGACGTACGTCTTCAACAAGGGATGGACGAGCGCGGCGAACGCGGCGAGCCGGCTTTCCACGCCGGCCTCGTTCTCGCCGGCGCGGACCGGCGCGCTCAAGCGAACCAGCGCCCCGTCCGTCCGCCGCTGCGTCAGGGCGTCCCACAGCAGATACGCTTTCACCGCATATTCGTTCGTCAGCACGCGGTTCCGCTGCTTGAACCAGTACAACACAAGCTGTTTGTCGTCGCCCTTTTGGATGAGCGCCCGATTGACCGTGAGACCGGGCTCCGCGGCCGACGGAGGAATCACTTCAACGTCGCGGAACGACGAAATCTCCCATCCGCCCCCCGGAATGCAGGTTTTGGGCGAATGCGCCGACTGTCCTTTGCGTTGAGAGCGGTAGTAGGCGACGTAGAAGTTGACGGAACCCCTGTCCGGCGCCGCGTAGTCGGCCAGGATGTAGTCGTCGAAGCGGAGCACGTCGACGTACTGTCGCTCCAGGGGATAGGAGAGGCCTGCCCAGTCGCCGACCCGCAACGGAAATTCGAGGAACGATTGCCGCGGAGGCGTCGCTTCCTCCCGAGACACGAGGCGAGGCGCGCCGACCGCGACCAGGGCGAGCAAAGCGAGACAGACGGCGTACGCCCGCGGCCACGCGCTCCGCGACGGGATGCGATTCGAAAGATCCGGCCGGGCGGGAGATTCGTGCCGCGCGGGAGCGGTCGCTCCGGCCGGATGGATGCGGGAAAGCAGCCGCATCTCGCCCAACAGCGCCAGCAGACTGGCCATGAAAAAGACCCACCCCTCGAACAGATGGAGAAACCCCTCCGCGGCGCCAGGCCCGTACAGATCGACCAAGACGCCGATGACGCCGATCCGGAACCCGTTCAGCAGGATGGAGATCGGAATACTCGAGGCCAGGAGCGTGATCCGTTTCCACATGCGGTCGCGGAACAGGTATGCGCAGAGCAACGCCAGCGACACGAGCGGAAACAGGTACCGCAGACCGCTGCAGGCCTCGACCACCTGCAACTGGATCGGCCCGAGGTCGATCACGTTGCCCTCCCGGAAGGCCGTGACGCCGACGACCTGAAGGCAGCCGACGCCCAGCGCCGAAGACAGCAACTGCAAACGCCCGGACAGGGCCTGGTACAGAAAATCCGGGAGCGGAATCATGGTGAGCAGATACGCCAGGGGAAAGGCCATCTCCTTCGCGCCGCGGACGCCGACGGCGCCGACCGTGAACGCCACGACGACCATCCAGAACGACAGGTGGAGGAGCACGTAGAGGGTGGCCAGCTCGCCGACGACATAGAGGCCGAGTCCGGCCGCCAGCAGCGCCGGGCCCCACCACGACCCTTGGAGTCCCGGTGTCCTGATCGCGTGTCGCCGTTCCCACACGAAGTACAGGGAGATCAACGGAACGAAGAACCCGTGCCCGTAATTCTCGTCCGTGACCCAGATATGGACCATGTACGCGAGGCTGTCGAAGTAGATGAAGCCGATCAACGGAATCGGAGCCAGCGCGGCCGCCCAGAGGAGGCGGTCGCGTGTCCGGGTTCCGGCATTCCGGTCGGCTTCGATCAGTCCGGCAATCGACGGTTTGCCGTGCGCGACGGCCGGGCGCGGATTCATCCGGTCACCTTCCTTTTCAGCACGTGCCAGGCGAACAACGGCAGCGCGGCCTGCCGGCCGATTCGAGTCGGTTGGGCGACCAACCGGTAGAGCCATTCGAGATGAAGGCGCCTGACCGACGCCGGCGCGCGCTTGACCCGGCCGGCGATCACGTCGAACGTGCCGCCCACCCCCTGGCACACCTTGACGTTCAACGCGGGGAGATACCGGTCGATCCAGGCTTCCTGCTTCGGGCTCCCGAGCGCGACGAACAACAGGTCGGCGCGCGACGCGTTGATGGCGGCGATCAATCCGGGCATGTCTTCCTCCTGGAGGTATCCATGGCTGGCGCCGACGATTCGGATTCCCGGGAACCGCCGCTGCAGGACGGTCGCGGTCTGCCGGTTCACGTCCGGCGCGCCGCCGAACAAGAAGACCGTCCGCCCGGCGGCGGCAGCCCGCGCGCAGAGTCTGGGCATCAACTCCGACCCGGGAACCCGCTCGAACGATCCCAAGCCCAACAGCCGGGCGGCGAGCACAATGCCGATGCCGTCGGGAATGAGCAGATCGGCGCGGCGAAGCCGATCGAGCAGCAGAGGATCTCCGGTCGCCCTGACCACCTTTTCCGGATTGACCGCCATGATGCTGCACGGTTTGTCGCCCGCGAGCATGGCGCCGACGACCGCGACCGCTTGGTCCATCGTGACGCA from Nitrospirota bacterium includes:
- a CDS encoding WecB/TagA/CpsF family glycosyltransferase, which gives rise to MKPARTEILGVPVDCVTMDQAVAVVGAMLAGDKPCSIMAVNPEKVVRATGDPLLLDRLRRADLLIPDGIGIVLAARLLGLGSFERVPGSELMPRLCARAAAAGRTVFLFGGAPDVNRQTATVLQRRFPGIRIVGASHGYLQEEDMPGLIAAINASRADLLFVALGSPKQEAWIDRYLPALNVKVCQGVGGTFDVIAGRVKRAPASVRRLHLEWLYRLVAQPTRIGRQAALPLFAWHVLKRKVTG
- a CDS encoding polysaccharide biosynthesis/export family protein, producing MRKSSHKTDHRPGRTSAGFWLPVVLVCVLADVAAAGGNGVGPPPAVGPDYLLGPEDVVMISVWKDEHLTRETVVRPDGMVSFPLVGDVPAAGRTVEDLRTDLAKRLSKFIPNPHVSVAVTKLLSYKIYVLGRVNKPGEFLVGHYTDVLQALSLAGGLTPFAAENDITIVRRQNGEQRVFRFRYGDARKGKNLEQNILLERGDVVMVP
- the xrtD gene encoding VPLPA-CTERM-specific exosortase XrtD — translated: MNPRPAVAHGKPSIAGLIEADRNAGTRTRDRLLWAAALAPIPLIGFIYFDSLAYMVHIWVTDENYGHGFFVPLISLYFVWERRHAIRTPGLQGSWWGPALLAAGLGLYVVGELATLYVLLHLSFWMVVVAFTVGAVGVRGAKEMAFPLAYLLTMIPLPDFLYQALSGRLQLLSSALGVGCLQVVGVTAFREGNVIDLGPIQLQVVEACSGLRYLFPLVSLALLCAYLFRDRMWKRITLLASSIPISILLNGFRIGVIGVLVDLYGPGAAEGFLHLFEGWVFFMASLLALLGEMRLLSRIHPAGATAPARHESPARPDLSNRIPSRSAWPRAYAVCLALLALVAVGAPRLVSREEATPPRQSFLEFPLRVGDWAGLSYPLERQYVDVLRFDDYILADYAAPDRGSVNFYVAYYRSQRKGQSAHSPKTCIPGGGWEISSFRDVEVIPPSAAEPGLTVNRALIQKGDDKQLVLYWFKQRNRVLTNEYAVKAYLLWDALTQRRTDGALVRLSAPVRAGENEAGVESRLAAFAALVHPLLKTYVPD
- a CDS encoding tetratricopeptide repeat protein, whose translation is MTSRTVHIAVALLLIVAAGCGGPEERKANYRSKAQAYIQQGNFPKARVALRNVLKIDPKDPEAYFLFAQVEEKEKNWRNAFANYQRVVELVPNHDRALIKLGKFYLEARMTDKVVESAERVLAADPRHAQARALKIAVLAVGGRLQEATVQAEALLAEYPSEKDVVLLLASLYAAQQRAVDAEPALRRAIDAHPGDLDLLNSLASTYVRMGDAARAEQILTRIVEAEPKVFDHRVKLAGFYDQRGDYDKAEAALRDAVRADPDSEPRRLALADFLATRRGAPHAEAALLEAKESLPHSTAIRFALGRLYEATQERDKARRLYEEVRDDRRRSPASLDARVRLAAMDWEEGRQQGAERELQEVLKENPRASDALLLQGKIALRRGDGKGATQALRTVLKDQPDHAEAFTLLGRAHLALGETDLARENLQKAVALNPRLLDAQLPLAHLDIAGGRTKDARSRLEGLLKLDSDNLAILGMLLNLQAAERDWGATAETIAKLRRAGAGEVAADLAEGNLLLARQEWDKAMAAFERAAAAVPAAPEPLFALVRLEHGLGRQAQAQARLERLLARDPQHAYALGLLGELLLIRGDQAGAEAKFREAARIKPDWAMPWMNLATLKLAQKRLAEAAELLTEGVRLNPGNGELRLLLASALGEAGHIDRAIEEYDAILRMNPRALVAANNLAALLADHKGDPKSLERALALSREFETQAPHPFFLDTLGWVHLKLGHRDEAVRVIRLALSKAPDHPVLNYHLGVAYYQAGLAAEAKTHLRKAVASGKAFPGVAEARAILAQLQG
- a CDS encoding MraY family glycosyltransferase — protein: MSGALFFSFVGSLIICMALIPPLVATASRFHFIDLPGDRKVHAGPVAKIGGIALAAGTFTAILLWVPKDDVVVSGLLGGAIILLFGAWDDRAGLSYRMKFFGQLLAAGAVILVGGVRLTSLPLWPDLVLPGWVSVPLTLLVLVGVTNAINLADGLDGLAGGLSLLSFAGMAYLAYLSDDIVVTAMMASVLGGLLGFLRFNTYPARIFMGDAGSQFLGFYLAVSSIVLTDPARGPYSPALAPLILGLPLLDTVAVMIQRIREGRSPFVADRNHIHHKLLAVGLSQREAVILIYSLQAGMVSLAYLLRWQSDGAVLALYGVLAAGILALFFNAGRGALRLTRKPDAERPPWPCLRRPGDRLWPADAALRVLSVAVPLLLAFSVLLVRRVPDDMAYGATALFIAILAGLTVVPRAAPLLVRSGLYVGSAFVMYLGEQASLDVEWNLRVPLNLLFMVLALLVMLAIRFSAGRPFETTPLDYLMVLLALIIPVLPEMRVGDINLSVLTAKLIVLFFSFELLLHNGAVRIARLGLVSLWMLFWVGLRAWW